In Bogoriella caseilytica, the genomic window GCACAACCGGAACAAGCGGCAGCGAGCCGGCGAGTTCGTGGTCCAGGGGGTGCGCCCGATCAACCTCGCCCTCGAGTACGGCTGGCAGGTGCGCGCCGTGGTCTACGACGCGGAGCGGACGCTCTCGCGGTGGGCGCTCGGCGTCCTCGAACGCGTGCCCACCGGTCACGTCGCCATGGCTCCTGAACTCCTGGCGCAGCTCAGCGGCAAGGATGAGGAGGTACCCGAACTGGTGATCGTGGTCGGGCTCCCCGAGGACGACTTCGCCCGCATCACCGTCACCGAGGAGCGGCCCTTCCTGGGCGTGGTCTTCGATCGCCCCACGACGCCGGGCAACGTCGGCACCATCGCCCGCTCGGTGGACGCCTTCGGTGGCGGGGCCCTGATCATCACCGGCCACAGCGCCGACCCCTATGACCCGCGCTCAGTGCGAGCATCCACCGGTTCACTCTTCGCCGTGCCGGTGGTGCGGGCAGCCTCGCACCAGGTGGTCATCGAGTGGGTGGACGGCCTGCGCGCCGCCGGCTCGCCCCTGCGTGTGGTCGGTACCGATGAGCAAGGTAGCGCAGTCATCGCCGAGGCCGACCTGACGGGGCCGACCCTGCTGGTGATCGGCAACGAGACCCATGGTGTGAGTTCCGGCTGGCGTGAGGCCTGCGACGTGATGGTGCGTATCCCCATCGGCGGCGCCGCCAGCTCGCTGAATGCCGCCAGCGCTGCCACAGTGGCCCTGTACGAAGCCGCACGACAGCGAGGTTGAGATGGACGAACAGACACACGAGCGGGTCCGCGAACTGATCGCGGCCATCCCCGAGGGCCGCGTGGCCACCTACGGCGATATCGCCAATGCCGCGGGCCTTTCCACGCCGCGGATCGTCGGCCGGATCCTACGTGAGGACGGCTCAGACCTGCCCTGGCACCGGGTGCTGGGGGCGCAGGGGAAGCCGTCGCCCGAGTTGTCCAGCACGCAGCTCGCGCTGCTTCGCGCCGAAGGGGTCGAGACCGGCGAAGGTTGGGTCGACATCGAGCGCTACCGCTGGCAACCGTAGGTCACTGCCGCGAGTGCGGCACCGAGGCCCGCTTCGGTCGAGGTCACAGGGTGGTGCGCGAGGCGGGACTTGAACCCGCACGTCCGAGGACACCAGGACCTAAACCTGGCGCGTCTGCCAATTCCGCCACTCGCGCTCGGCGCACAGCTTAGCCGCCGTGCCCCGTCCTGCCGGTCAGTCGAGCCCGAGCGCCTTGCGCAACCGGGCCACGTGGCCGGTTGCCTTGACGTTGTACTGGGCGAGCGTGACCGTGCCGTCCACCCCGACCACCACGGTGGAACGGATGACGCCCACGTAGGTCTTGCCGTAATTCACCTTCTCACCCCAGGCTCCATATGCCTCCAGCACCTCGTGCTCGGGGTCCGAGGCAAGGGGGAAGGGGAGTGACTCGGCATCGGCGAAGGTCTCGAGCTTGTCCACCTCGTCGGGCGAGATCCCCACGACGGCGTACCCGGCTGCGGTCAGCGAGGCGAGCGAATCACGGAAGTCACAGGCCTGAGTGGTGCAACCGGGCGTGGAGGCGGCGGGGTAGAAGTACACGATCACGCCCTGCTCCGCCTCAGCGCGCAGGGCATCTAGCGAGATCTGCTGGCCGCCGGCGCCACTGAGCGAGAAGTCGGGAGCGGCGTCACCGGGATTCAGTCGAGTCATGCCCTGATTCTTCCAGAAGGAAATCCTCCGAGGTGTCCGCACGCAAGGATCGCGATCCGCGCGGGAGCGCCGTCTCGCGCCACGCGGAGTAGGTGGCCTGTGCTTCGACGAAGACGTCCGCATCGAGGAAGGCCACCGTGCGGTGCCCGCCAATCAGCGGCTGCCCGTCGATACCCCAGCTCACGATCTCTCCGGAGAGCAGGGTGGGCGCGGGCGCGGTCGCAGCATGGGTAGCGTGCCGGGCTAGCCGCCGGGCCACCCAGGTGGCCGTGGAATCGAGCCACCAGGATTCGGGCTGCAGGCTCCAGGCCGGGGCTCCGGGTAAGCGGAAGGTGGACTCGGGGTCCCGGAACTCACCGTCGCGGCTTCCGATGCTGTGAGGATCCGGGACGTGCAGATACAGCGGTCCGACGGTCTGCATCAGCAGCACGATCTGACCGATCGAGCGCAATGGCGGGGACGACGCAGGCGTGGCAGCCGAATTCATGGACACTCCAGAACATCTGGCACCGGTGAGTGCCGCAGAAGGGTTTCGCCGAGAGGCGAAATCTGGGTGCCGCCGAGGGCTGGAGCGACTGGATGGCGCATCGGGTCCGGGATGGCCAAAGAGCAACTTAACCGCCAGAGCGAGCGTGGCGCAAATAGTGCCCAGGCGATCCCGCCGCCCACCAGGGGAGGGAGGGACTAGAGCCGCAGTCCCATCGAGACGATGGCGTCTGCGAGGTCGCGGACCTTGAGGTTGTGCCGCCGGGCGTGGTTGCGGATCATCTCGAAGGCCTGCGCCACCGCTACACCGCAGTGCTCGGCGATGATCCCCTTGGCCTGTTCGATCACCACCCGCGAGTCCAGTGCGAGCGACAGCTGCTTGTTGAGTTCGGTGTGCTGGCGGTTGGTGGAAGCATTGATGAGGTAAGCGGTCGCCATGTCCGCCAGCACCGAGGCAGCCGCGATGTCGCTCTCGGGCCATCCGCGCCGCTCGGCATACAGGGTCAGCGTGCCGAAGGCCTCGTCTTCGAGCGCCAGGGGAAGGACCGCGATCGACGTCGTCCCGGTGCCCAAGGCTGCGGCAACGTACTCGGGCCAGCGCTCGCGCTCTGCCGCCAGGTCACTGATCTCGCGTGTCGTCCCGGTGTGGAAGGCCTCCACCGCCGGCCCCACCTGATGCTCTTCCTGGAACAGTTCGAGCGGCTTGAGGTGGGGCGGGATCGCCGTGACCATCTGGAGCTTGTTGTTCTCGTACAGGGAGACACCGGCTCCACGGATCTGCAGCACCTCGGCCACACGGAGCGCGAGATCATTGAGCGCAGCGTCAGGATCGTACGGCTGGACGAGCGTGCGCACGAAGTCTGAGAGCGTCTGGACGAAGAGCCGGTCGTCGTACACGAAACACCTTGTCTACCGCGGTCAACTCCCGCGACCACCAGCTAGCGCGCGCGAGAGACCCCCCGAGGGAGGAGGTGCCACGAGCGTAGTCGTGCTCCCGCGCGCCTGGGTGCAGTATTGCGTCACATCTCAGCCGCGGTCCGCGTCGCGCTGGGCTGCTGCGCTGGTCAACGCAGATCGACGCTCAGGGAATCGTCGCCGACCTCCGTGCACGTGACGGAGATCCCGCCGACCTCCAGCGTCTCGCCCTCCGTGCACTCCCCGGCCGCGCCGTCGATCGTGAAACTCGCGGTGGTCCCGTCCGCCCGCACGAGGGTCACCTCGGTCTCGTTCGTGCCCACCTCGGTGCTTGCGCCAGAACCGCTGAGATTGACGGTGCACTCGTTGTTATTGCAGGTGTACGTCGTGGTCTGGCAGGCGGCCAGGCCGAGGCTGGCCAGCGCAAGGCCGGCAGCGAGGGCGGACAGACGCTTGATGGTGTTCTTCCCCTGGGTCATGGCCACGATGGTGCCACAAGCCTCAGTGATGACCGGCAACGATCTCCACGAACATCCGGTGCAGCCGGTAGTCACCGGTGATCTCCGGGTGGAAGGAAGTCGCGAGCACCTCGCCCTGGCGCACGGCTACGATCCTCCCGGCGGCTTCCCCGCTCGGCACGCGGGCGAGGACCTGCACCCCGTCACCGGTCTCCTCCACCCACGGAGCCCGGATGAAGACGGCGTGCACGGGGCGCTGCGGGGCGTCGGGAGTCCCGTCGACCACCAGATCGGTCTCGAAGGAGTTCACCTGGCGCCCGAAGGCGTTGCGGCGAACGGTGACGTCGAGCCCGCCGAGGGTGCGTTGCCCCTCGATTCCGTCGATGAGCCGATCCGCGAGCAGGATCATTCCCGCGCAGGATCCGTAGGTGGGCAGACCGCCGGCGATCGCGGCCCTCAGCGGTTCGAACAGCTCGAAGGCGCGGAGCAGCTTGTCGATGGTGGTGGACTCACCGCCCGGCAGGACGATCCCGTCGAGGCCGGCGAGTTCGCGTTCCCGGCGCACTGCGACAGCGTGAGCCCCCGAGGCCTCAAGTGCATGGATGTGCTCGCGGACGTCACCCTGCAGGGCCATGACGCCGATGACGGGCAGACGGCCGGTCATGATTGACAGCGGCGCACGCGGCTCAGCGGGGTCGTCACCAGCCGCGCTCAGCCAGGCGGTGCGGCTCGGCGACGTCTTCGACGTTGATCCCCACCATGGCCTCGCCCAACCCACGAGAGACCGTGGCGAGCACGTCGGGGTCGTCGTAGAAGGTGGTGGCCTTGACGATGGCCTCCGCCCGCTGGGCCGGGTTGCCGGACTTGAAGATGCCCGAGCCGACGAAGACGCCCTCGGCGCCCAGCTGCATCATCATGGCGGCATCGGCAGGCGTGGCGATCCCGCCGGCGGTGAAGAGCACCACGGGGAGCCTGCCGGTGCTGGCGACCTCCTTCACCAGCTCGTAGGGTGCCTGGAGTTCCTTGGCGGCCACGTAGAGCTCGTCCTCGGGAAGTGCGGTCAGGGCGCGGATCTGCTGGCGGATCGAGCGCATGTGGGTGGTGGCGTTGGAGACGTCGCCAGTACCCGCCTCGCCCTTGGAGCGGATCATGGCGGCGCCCTCGGTGATCCGGCGCAGGGCCTCGCCCAAGTTGGTGGCGCCGCACACGAAGGGCACGGTGAACTGCCACTTGTCGATGTGGTGGGTGTAGTCGGCCGGAGTGAGCACCTCGGACTCGTCGACGTAGTCCACGCCGAGGGACTGGAGCACCTGGGCCTCCACGAAGTGACCGATGCGCGCCTTCGCCATCACCGGGATGGAGACCTCAGCGATGATGCCCTCGATCAGATCGGGGTCGCTCATCCGGGCCACGCCGCCCTGGGCGCGGATGTCGGCGGGCACGCGTTCCAAGGCCATCACGGCGACGGCGCCGGCGTCCTCAGCGATCCGGGCCTGCTCGGCGGTCACGACGTCCATGATCACGCCGCCCTTGAGCATCTCCGCCATGCCCCGCTTGACCTTCGCGGTGCCGATCACGTTCTCGGGGCTCGCGCTGCTGTCGCTGCTCACGTGTGTCCTTCGCGTTGCGGTGGCCGCCCACTGGGGCGGTGTGGCCTTGGGGTGGAGTCTCTCGGATGCTCAGGTGGCCGCCGAGGCGCCTTCCCAATTCTAGACCGCGAGCAGTTCGGCCCGGCCCCCGATGTCGCTGACGGCCATGGTCACGTAGTGTCCGCCGGGCCAGACCACCCAACGTCAGGAGTAGGAGCATGGATCAGCCGGCCGTCAGCCGCTTGAACGGGCGGGTCATCGGGATCTGCCTCGCGGCAGCCATGGGTGGATTCCTCTTCGGTTTCGACACCTCCGTGATCAACGGGGCCGTGGACGCCCTCTCGGAGGACTTCAACCTCGGCGCGGGCCTGCAGGGCTTCGCAGTGTCCTCGGCATTGCTGGGGTGCGCGGCCGGTGCCTGGTTCGCGGGCATGGTGGCCAACAAGCTCGGCCGGGTGCCCACCATGCTCATCGCGGCGGCGCTCTTTTTCGCCTCGGCGCTCGGATCGGGTCTGGCCTTCGGCGTCACCGACCTGATCTTTTGGCGCGTGCTCGGCGGCCTCGGTGTCGGGGCCGCCTCGGTGATCGCGCCGGCTTACATCGCCGAGGTCTCACCGGCGCGCGTTCGTGGGCGGCTCGGCTCCCTGCAGCAACTGGCCATCGTCACTGGCATCTTCACCGCCCTGCTGTCCGACGCCGTCCTGGCCGACGTTGCCGGGGGAGCGGGAGAGCAGTTGTGGTTCGGGCGCGAGGCCTGGCGATGGATGTTCATGGCCGAGGCGATTCCTGCGGCGGTCTACGGACTCTTCGCCCTCCGGCTTCCGGAGTCGCCGCGCTTCCTCGTGGCCCGGGGCAAGCTCGATCAGGCCTCCCAGGTGCTCTACGACTTCACGGGCGTGGCGAACGTGAACCTCAAGATCGAGGAGATCCGCGCCACGCTGGACCACGAGCGCGAGCAGTCCCTCGGCGATCTGCGCGGGGACAAGTTCGGCCTCAAGCCGGTGGTGTGGATCGGCATCCTGCTGTCGGTCTTTCAGCAGTTCGTGGGCATCAACGTCATCTTCTACTACTCCACCACGCTGTGGCGTTCGGTCGGCTTCGAGGAGGGTGATGCCCTGACCGTCTCGGTGATCACCTCGGTCACGAACATCGTGGTGACCGTCGTGGCGATCATCCTGGTCGACAAGATCGGCCGGCGCATCATGCTGCTGTGCGGATCGATCGGCATGGCGCTCTCGCTGGGAATGATGGCTGTCGCCTTCTCCTTCGCCACCTTGGAGACTCTGGCGGACGGCACGCAGGAAGCGCAGCTCGGCGAGCCGTGGGCCATGGTGGCCCTGGTGAGTGCGAACGTCTTCGTCGTGGCCTTCGGCGCCACCTGGGGCCCCCTGGTGTGGGTGCTGCTCGGTGAGCTCTTCCCCAACCGCATCCGGGCGGCCGCCCTCGGCGTCGCGGCGGCCGCGCAGTGGCTGTCGAACTTCGCGATCTCCACCTCCTTCCCCACCATGGCCGAGATCGGGCTGCCCTTCGCCTACGGTTTCTACGCCACCTTCGCGCTGATCTCCTTCTTCTTCGTGTACTTCGCCGTACCGGAGACCAAGGGCATGGAGCTCGAGGACATGTCGGACAGCCCGCAGGCGCGACCAGAGTCCGCGGGGGCGGCGCGGCGCACCGCATAGCGCCACGCAATGTCGCGCCGCACGACGTAGCGCCGCACCCGCGCGGGCGTGGCCCGCAGGTCAGGCCTGGGAGCCGAGCGCGGCGATGTTCTCCGGCAGGCGGTCATGCGTGCCGTACATGAAGTGGTTCTCCATGCGTTCGGAGTACCGGCTGGCCTCAGTGGTCAGGCCCACGGCCTCGGCCACCTGGCGGATGTGCACCGGCCCGGCTCCGCAGCACACGCCCAGATAGTTCACCCCGAGTGCGTAGGCCTCGGAGGCGAAGGCCTCGATCTCGTAGCGGTTGGTGTAGAGCGGGTCGAGCGCGGTGGGGAAGGTCCGGCCGTGCGGTGAGGGGACTGCGGCGCGCACGTCGGAAAGGTTGAAGAAGGTGGGTTCTTCGGCGGTGGTGCGGTAGGGCACGGGGAGCGCACCCACGTGACAGGAGACCGCCTCTCGGATCTGCTTGAGCCAGGGCATCATCGTCTCGGGTCCGCGGAAGCAGTTCAGCCCCACCACATCGGCGCCGGCCTGCTCCAGTTCCTGGCAGGTCTCCACGATCCCTGGGCCGTCGGCCATGGCGTCCATGGCCATCGGGGCCAGCGTCAACACCACGGGCAAACCCGAGGCCTTGGCCACCTCCAGAGCGGTGAGCGCCTCACCGGCGAAGTAGAACGTCTCGCCCACGATGAGGTCGGCGCCTTCTTCGAGCGCCCAGCCAACCATCTCCTCGAACATGCCGCGGATCTCGCGCTGCTTGGCCGGGTCGGCGGGATCCCAGATGTTGGTGTTGGAGATGTTCCCGGCCATGAGATCGCCAGGCCGGGTATCGGCCACCTCACGGGCGATGCGCAGGGCGGCGCGGTTGAGCGGCTCGAGGAGATCTTCCTTGCCGATCACCCGCATCTTCTCGCGGTGACCGTTGTAGGTGAAGGCCTCCACGATGTCCGAGCCGGCTCGCTGGAAGTCCACGTGGAGCGCGCGCAACGCTTCGGGGTGTTCCAGGGCTACTTCCGGCACGAACTCGCCGGCGGTGAGGTAGCCGCGCCGTTCCAGTTCGAAGAGGAAGCCCTCGGCGCAGATCATTGGGCCGGCATCAAGCCGTTCCAGGAAGGTGGGGTGGGCGGCCATGTGCCGCTCCTTTCGGTGAGTGGACATCGTGGCGAGCGCAGGGCGGTGGGCCAGAGCCCGATGCCGGCCAGACGGGTCGGGCCTGCGCTCGCGGTGCCCAGACAGTAGCGAGGTGCGGCCGCCCGTTTCCGTCGCTCCCCGGGGATGTCCACCTGGTGGTCGCCTACCCGGCCAGTTCCTCGTCGATCTGCGAGTGGGAGGGGCGGCGCCGGTCGGTGGCTCCGGGCGCACCGAAGACCTGCACGGTGCCGATCGCAGACCAGCCGAGGTACTCGTAGAGTTGCTGACCGTCACCGGTGGCCACCAGCAGCCCTTCGGAGACGTTGTGCTCGTGCGCGATGGCCAGCAGCGCCCGGGTGACGAAGGTGCCCAGGCCCTGGCGTCGATAATCCGGCGCGGTGTAGATGCGGTCGAGGATGCAGTAGTCATCGGCTACGGCCATGCGCCCTCGCGCGGCTACGTCCTCGCCGTGCGTGACCGTGAAGAGCGTCCAGCCCTCGTGATCCTCGCGGCGGACGCGGTAGCCGTGGGGAGTGATCGGGTCCTCCACGTCCTGGATCGCCATGTCGGCGATCATCAGCTTCTCCTCGTCGCTGAGCAACGCCAGGCCGCCCAAGTCCTCACCGATCGGGCTCGCGTCGGGCTCGTCGATCACGGTGAGCAGCCGGTCCTGATTCTCCAGCGTTGCTGCCACGAGCGCGTCGAGCTGTGCTGCGCCCGGGGAGAAGACGACGTACTCCCAGTCGTGCTCCGCAGCTTTCGGGCCTGCGGCATGGACGCTGCCCTCGTGGCGTACCTCGTAGCCGTGGGTGCGGGCCCAGCCCGTCACCCAGGTGTGGACGAGTGAGTCGTCCAGTTCGGAGGTCATGATCGTCTCCCCGCTCTCTCGGGTGGTGCGGAACGTGATCGCTCTCCTGCCACGATAGAGGCTGCGGGGCCGTCGTACCCTGATCGTTGTGTCCCAGTCCCGCATCGTTCTCTACTACAAGTTCGTTCCGCTGCCAGACCCCGAAGCGGTCATGCTGTGGCAGCGGACTCTGTGCCGCGAACTCGGGCTCAAGGGACGCATCATCGTTTCCGAGCACGGCATCAATGGCACCGTGGGCGGCGAGATCGGTGCCGTCAAGCAGTACGTGAAACAGACGCGGGCCTACCGGCCCTTTCACGGGCTCGAGGTCAAGTGGTCCGAGGGGGAGGCTGATCAGTTCCCCCGGTTGAGCGTGAAGGTGCGCCCGGAGCTGGTGTCCTTCGGGGTGCCGGATCAGATCCAAGTCGATGAGAACGGCGTGGTCGGCGGCGGCGAGCACCTCACACCCGAGGAGGTGCACGAGCTGATCGACGCCAAGAAGCGCCGGGGGGCTCCGGTGACCTTCTTCGACGGCCGGAACGCCATGGAGGCGCAGATCGGGCGCTTCGCCGGTGCCGTGGTGCCGCAGGTGGACTCCACCCGGGAGTTCGTCACCGAATTGGACTCGGGCAAGTACGACCACCTCAAGGATCAGGCGGTCATCACCTACTGCACCGGTGGCATCCGGTGCGAAGTCCTCACGGCGCTCATGAAGGACCGTGGTTTCGCAGAGGTCTATCAGATCGATGGCGGCATCGTCCGCTACGGCGAGACCTACCAGGACGCCGGGTACTGGGAGGGCGAGCTCTACGTCTTCGACGGCCGGATGAACACCCGCTTCAGCGACCAGGCGAAGACCCTGGGCGAGTGCGTGCACTGTGGTGGCCCCACCTCCCAGTTCTTCAACTGCGCGGATCCGGGATGCACCACACTCCAGCTCTTCTGCGCGAACTGCGAGCACATCCCGGAGAGCACCCGGTGCGCGGTATGCGCGGCCGCGGCGAGCCGGGCGCTGGAGCAGGGTTCGGCGTGAGCGTCGAGTTGCGGCCGACCTTCCACTCTGAGACCCGCTGCAGGCCACGCTCAACTTCCTGAGGTGTGCTCGCGCAGCTCCTCGGGGCTCCAGCGCTCGACTTCCCGGCCCTCCTCGTCGCGGAAATCCGCGAAAGCCTCGGTGGGGTCGACGAAGATGACCCGGTGCCCCTGGTCGATCAGCGTGGTGGCCAGGGATGAGGCGGTCTCGTGGGCGACCTGGAGCACCTCGTCGATGCGGGTCATGTCGAAGACGACCAGGGGGTCTTGCGGCGGATTTGTGGTGATCTCGTGCACCAATGTCTCGATGCTGCTCAGGCTCAGATCACCCTGCAGCGCGTAGATGGTCGCGGCCTCGTCGTCCACCTGGGCGGTGTGCACTTCACGCAGCGACGACCGTGCCGGGCGGCCGGCCGTCATGAGGTGCAGGCCGAGGTTCTCGGAGAGCAGGCGCATCATCTCCGAGCCGCGCTCGCTGTTGCCGTGGTGGTCCAGGCGCGGTGAGAAGACGGCGACGCCGATCTGTCCGGGCAGCACCCCGATGATGCCGCCGGCCACCCCACTCTTGGCGGGAATGCCGACGGAGGTCATCCAGTCACCGGCAGCGTCGTACATGCCGCAGGAGGCCATGACGCTCAGGACCTGCTTGGTGGTGGCCCGGCTGAAGATCCGGTTCCCGGTGTTGGGCTGCACCCCACCATTGGCGAGCGTCGCCGCCATCAGAGCCAGGTCGTCCACGGTCATCATGGCGGCGCATTGCCGCACGTAGCCGGCCACAGCGGCCGGCGGATTCAGGTGCAGCGCGCCCGCAGCGCTCAGCAGATAGGCCAGGCCGAGGTTGCGGTCCCCGGCTGCCATCTCCGAGGCCACCACCGATTCGTCGATCTCGACGTTGCGCTGCGTGAGCTGGGAGTACAGGTCCATCAGGCGATCGGAGGCCGGGGCGTGGTCGCTCTTGATGAGGCCGTGGGTGGCGATCGCTCCCGCGTTGATCATGGGGTTGCGCGGCTTGGCGGTGCGCTCGTCGAGGGAGAACTCGTTGAACGGGTCGCCGCTGGGTTCCACGCCCACGTGGTTGAGCACCTCGTCCAGGCCGTGGTCCTCGATCGCCATCGCGTAGGCGAAGGGCTTGGACATCGACTGGATGCTGAACTGGTGCTCGTGGTCGCCGCTCGAGTACACGGTCCCGGTCACCGTGCTGAGCGAGACCGCCACGAGATCAGGGTCCACCCGGGCCAGCTCCGGGATGTCGTCGGAGACCTTCCCGCTGGTGATGTCACTGGTGTCCCGGATGACGGCGTCCAGGTAATCGCGGATCGGTGAGCGCATTCGTCCACTATCCGTGACAAGGCGCGTCGGCGACACTGAGAAGCCGACACAAAAAAGCCCTGGTCCACGGAATCACTTCCGCAGACCAGGGCCTCGTTCTGTGCGCCACCGGGGACTCGAACCCCGAACCCGCTGATTAAGAGTCAGCTGCTCTGCCAGTTGAGCTAGTAGCGCCCGACCATCTTATGGGGCGGGCGGCCAGTCACCAACACGGCCGGTGGTGAGGTCAGGCACAGCTCCACGAGATCAGGGGCACCCGGTCGCGATAGGTTGGCACGGTGAGTAAGCGACCCCTCGTCCATCTGGCCACCTCAGCAGCACAACCCAACCTCGGGCCCGACGACGTCGGCCTGACCGATGCCCTGCGGGAGCGCGGGATGGAACCGCGCATCGTGCTCTGGGACGATCCCGATGTCGACTGGTCGCAGGGCATGACCGTGGTGCGATCGGTCGATGACTACGCGCAGCGCCGCGACGAGTTCCTCGCCTGGGCCGATACCGTGCCGCGCCTGGTCAATCACGCCGACGTGCTGCGCTGGGCTACGGACAAGCACTATCTCCTGGAGCTGGAGAAGCGCGGCATGCCGATCATCCCCACCGTCTGGCTCGAACCGGACGAGAACTACTCCAAGCGGCAGGTCCACACACGGTTCCCGGCCTCGGGAGACTTCGTGGTCAAGCCGGCGATCTCCTCCGGTGGTTCCGATTCCGGGCGGTACACCGCCGTCGATCCCGACTCGCGCCAGCAGGCGATCATGCACGCGATGGATCTGCTCGCCGAGGGCCGCTCGGTGATGGTGCAGCGCTACCTCGACTCGGTGGACCAACGCGGTGAGACAGCCGTGGTGTTCATGAACGGCCTGGTCTCGCACGCGGTGGAGAAGGAGGCCATGCTCACGGGCCCCTTCGATCCTTCCAATCCGCCCGAGGAGGTCGTCCGCGCCCGGGTGGCCACCTCGGAGGAATGGCAGATCGGCGAGGTGGCACGGCAAGCCATTCACTCGTACATCAAGGAGCGCCTCGGTCACGACGAACAGCTCACCTTCTGCCGGGTGGACATCGTCCAGGGCGACTACCCCGACGAGTACTACGTGCTGGAGATCGGTGTGGTCGACACCGCTCTCTACCTGGACGCCGTCCCGAGCGCGGTCGACAACTTCGCCGATGCCATCGCCGTCCGGGCCTTCTGGTGACCCGCACCCCATCCACCACTGAAGGAGAGCCATGAGCACGCCGAGCACTGCCGTCCTGCGGTTGGTGGCCGAGGAGGCCGCCCGCCGTGCCGGGAACTACGCCGCCGGTGCCTTCCGGTCCGCGATGACCGTCGATCTCAAGCGAGACCGGTACGACATCGTCACCGAGCACGACCGCAATGCCGAAGATCTGATCGTGCCGATGATTCTCGACCGGGTGCCCGACTCGGTCGTGGTGGGGG contains:
- a CDS encoding rhodanese-related sulfurtransferase — its product is MSQSRIVLYYKFVPLPDPEAVMLWQRTLCRELGLKGRIIVSEHGINGTVGGEIGAVKQYVKQTRAYRPFHGLEVKWSEGEADQFPRLSVKVRPELVSFGVPDQIQVDENGVVGGGEHLTPEEVHELIDAKKRRGAPVTFFDGRNAMEAQIGRFAGAVVPQVDSTREFVTELDSGKYDHLKDQAVITYCTGGIRCEVLTALMKDRGFAEVYQIDGGIVRYGETYQDAGYWEGELYVFDGRMNTRFSDQAKTLGECVHCGGPTSQFFNCADPGCTTLQLFCANCEHIPESTRCAVCAAAASRALEQGSA
- a CDS encoding ATP-grasp domain-containing protein: MSKRPLVHLATSAAQPNLGPDDVGLTDALRERGMEPRIVLWDDPDVDWSQGMTVVRSVDDYAQRRDEFLAWADTVPRLVNHADVLRWATDKHYLLELEKRGMPIIPTVWLEPDENYSKRQVHTRFPASGDFVVKPAISSGGSDSGRYTAVDPDSRQQAIMHAMDLLAEGRSVMVQRYLDSVDQRGETAVVFMNGLVSHAVEKEAMLTGPFDPSNPPEEVVRARVATSEEWQIGEVARQAIHSYIKERLGHDEQLTFCRVDIVQGDYPDEYYVLEIGVVDTALYLDAVPSAVDNFADAIAVRAFW
- the glsA gene encoding glutaminase A, with product MRSPIRDYLDAVIRDTSDITSGKVSDDIPELARVDPDLVAVSLSTVTGTVYSSGDHEHQFSIQSMSKPFAYAMAIEDHGLDEVLNHVGVEPSGDPFNEFSLDERTAKPRNPMINAGAIATHGLIKSDHAPASDRLMDLYSQLTQRNVEIDESVVASEMAAGDRNLGLAYLLSAAGALHLNPPAAVAGYVRQCAAMMTVDDLALMAATLANGGVQPNTGNRIFSRATTKQVLSVMASCGMYDAAGDWMTSVGIPAKSGVAGGIIGVLPGQIGVAVFSPRLDHHGNSERGSEMMRLLSENLGLHLMTAGRPARSSLREVHTAQVDDEAATIYALQGDLSLSSIETLVHEITTNPPQDPLVVFDMTRIDEVLQVAHETASSLATTLIDQGHRVIFVDPTEAFADFRDEEGREVERWSPEELREHTSGS